A stretch of Desulfobacter hydrogenophilus DNA encodes these proteins:
- a CDS encoding DMT family transporter, whose protein sequence is MMLQNKKLKIAGAYVLLILTTFFWGVTFVVVQNAVNQVDVFVFLAQRFIAASFILLLLWPFLKRPIDGKTLLKGSVLGVMLFGGFAFQTVALLYTSASNTAFLTGLNVVFVPLLSAVIFRKAISAKSLAGAVFAFIGLYFLCATGTSWSFNKGDLLGFACSICIAIHIIYTGKYARECDVYWLTTVQLGVIGLLSLLIAYFTGHDALAWYPEIRNALIICVLFPTIFAFLVQTAMQRVISAPSTALIFCLEPVFAAVCAYFLIDENIGVTGLIGAGLILFGMILSEIKLKKLMSWGLYPQTEHTKSA, encoded by the coding sequence ATGATGCTTCAAAATAAAAAATTAAAAATTGCAGGTGCATATGTTCTTCTGATTTTAACAACATTTTTCTGGGGTGTTACATTTGTTGTTGTTCAAAATGCGGTTAACCAGGTAGACGTATTTGTTTTTCTTGCCCAAAGGTTCATTGCCGCCTCATTTATTCTTCTGCTCCTGTGGCCATTTTTAAAGCGGCCGATAGACGGTAAAACCCTTTTAAAGGGCAGCGTTTTAGGGGTGATGCTTTTCGGCGGTTTCGCGTTTCAAACGGTGGCTCTTTTATATACTTCGGCATCAAATACGGCTTTTTTAACCGGGCTGAATGTTGTTTTTGTTCCCCTTTTATCTGCCGTTATTTTTAGAAAAGCCATCTCGGCAAAATCTCTTGCCGGCGCAGTGTTCGCATTTATCGGGCTTTATTTTTTATGTGCCACAGGAACGAGTTGGTCTTTTAACAAAGGAGATCTTCTGGGCTTTGCCTGTTCGATCTGCATTGCGATTCACATTATATATACCGGCAAATATGCCAGGGAGTGTGATGTTTACTGGCTGACAACGGTTCAGTTGGGTGTAATCGGTCTGCTGAGCCTGCTTATCGCATATTTTACAGGACATGATGCACTTGCCTGGTATCCTGAAATCCGTAATGCGCTCATTATCTGCGTATTATTTCCAACGATATTTGCATTTCTGGTTCAAACAGCTATGCAGCGGGTTATCAGTGCACCCTCAACCGCCCTGATCTTCTGCCTGGAACCTGTTTTTGCAGCTGTTTGTGCCTATTTTCTGATTGATGAGAATATTGGTGTAACCGGCCTGATCGGTGCGGGACTGATCCTTTTTGGGATGATTCTTTCGGAAATTAAGCTTAAAAAATTAATGAGTTGGGGTCTATACCCACAAACGGAACACACCAAAAGTGCTTAA
- a CDS encoding LysE/ArgO family amino acid transporter, with the protein MIAPFLQGFGTGGGLIVAIGAQNAFVLSQGVRKNHHLIVAFICILCDTIFISAGVAGFGSFVSGNPVFSQWVTWGGAAFLIFYGFGSLRSAVKGGRLQARDKAVRSLGTAVIATLAVTLLNPHFYLDTVILLGSISSQFHGQMRLYFWIGAVCASVIWFISLSLGGQMLSPLFQKQISWRILDSLVCATMWFIAGSLIIHQVSV; encoded by the coding sequence GTGATAGCACCTTTTTTACAGGGTTTTGGTACCGGCGGCGGATTGATTGTAGCCATTGGCGCACAAAACGCCTTTGTTCTTTCCCAGGGAGTTCGCAAAAATCATCATTTAATTGTCGCATTTATTTGCATTCTTTGTGATACGATTTTTATTTCAGCAGGCGTTGCAGGCTTCGGCTCTTTTGTGTCTGGTAATCCCGTTTTTTCGCAATGGGTGACCTGGGGTGGTGCAGCTTTTCTTATTTTTTATGGTTTCGGGTCACTTCGTTCCGCTGTGAAAGGAGGGCGGCTGCAGGCCCGGGATAAAGCCGTACGGTCATTGGGAACTGCGGTAATCGCAACGTTGGCGGTTACCTTGCTCAACCCGCATTTTTATCTGGATACGGTCATTCTTCTGGGCAGTATCAGCAGTCAATTTCACGGGCAGATGCGCCTGTATTTTTGGATCGGGGCGGTTTGCGCATCTGTCATATGGTTTATCAGCTTAAGCCTTGGCGGACAGATGCTATCCCCCTTGTTTCAAAAACAGATATCCTGGCGAATCCTTGACAGCCTGGTTTGCGCAACCATGTGGTTTATTGCAGGATCGCTGATTATACATCAGGTTTCAGTCTAA
- a CDS encoding amino acid ABC transporter permease — translation MGILIRYLRARSIPTVICYHRLKFLPDGIYVTFKVTIASIFLSLLFGLIAGLGRISKNRFINGIASLYVEIIRGIPLLVQLFYIYFALGKFVQLPAEICAIIAMSICYGAYMAEIFRAGIDAISKGQTEAARSLGMTSSQTTKHVILPQAVKTILPPVGNEFIALLKDSSLVSILAVSDLLRRGREFASESFDYFETYTMVALIYLVITLILSKFVGIMEDKISDDE, via the coding sequence ATTGGCATCCTTATTCGCTACTTAAGAGCAAGATCAATACCAACCGTCATTTGCTATCATAGATTAAAATTTTTACCGGATGGGATTTATGTAACGTTCAAAGTGACCATCGCATCCATTTTTTTATCATTGCTATTTGGTTTGATCGCTGGACTTGGAAGAATCTCCAAAAATAGGTTCATTAACGGCATTGCTTCCCTTTATGTTGAAATTATCAGAGGCATTCCGCTTCTGGTTCAGCTTTTTTACATCTACTTTGCATTGGGAAAATTTGTTCAACTGCCTGCTGAAATCTGCGCAATTATTGCCATGTCCATCTGTTACGGCGCTTATATGGCAGAAATTTTCAGAGCCGGTATCGATGCCATTTCAAAAGGCCAGACAGAAGCGGCAAGATCCCTTGGGATGACTTCGTCACAGACAACCAAGCACGTTATCCTTCCCCAGGCAGTAAAAACCATACTACCGCCAGTCGGCAATGAATTTATCGCCCTTTTAAAGGATTCCTCTCTTGTTTCAATCCTTGCCGTTTCCGATCTTTTAAGGCGGGGAAGAGAATTCGCGTCCGAATCATTCGATTATTTTGAAACATACACAATGGTAGCTCTTATCTACCTTGTAATCACATTGATCCTGTCAAAATTTGTGGGCATTATGGAGGATAAGATAAGTGACGATGAATAG
- a CDS encoding rubredoxin, with protein MADPKDMYQCQVHNCGYVYDPDKGEPKTNTPPGTAFKDLPDDWECPFCKSSKKTFRPLAGPGSTLAEST; from the coding sequence ATGGCTGATCCAAAAGATATGTATCAATGTCAAGTACACAATTGCGGATATGTTTATGACCCTGACAAAGGCGAACCAAAGACCAATACCCCTCCGGGGACAGCGTTTAAAGATCTTCCGGATGATTGGGAATGTCCTTTCTGCAAATCATCAAAAAAAACCTTTAGACCTTTAGCAGGACCAGGGTCGACTTTAGCTGAGAGTACATAA
- a CDS encoding response regulator, with protein MDKKSCILIVDDERQNIKVLAELLRNHYKLMAAKNGEQALKATQGNILPDLILLDIVMPGIDGYEVCRRLKADERTKHIPVIFVTAVTEIEDAARGFQAGAVDFIQKPLNPVMAKARVDLHIKLHKTMAELKEALSQVKNLSGLLPICMYCKKIRDDTGYWNQIEAYIDNHSEAQFSHSICNECAKKYYPDIDIYDEESS; from the coding sequence ATGGATAAGAAAAGCTGCATCTTGATCGTAGATGATGAACGACAAAACATTAAAGTGCTGGCCGAACTGCTGCGTAACCATTATAAGCTCATGGCCGCAAAAAATGGCGAACAAGCCCTTAAAGCAACCCAGGGAAATATTCTACCTGATTTGATTTTACTTGATATTGTGATGCCTGGTATTGACGGATATGAAGTTTGTAGAAGGCTAAAGGCAGATGAAAGAACAAAACATATTCCCGTTATTTTCGTAACGGCGGTTACTGAAATAGAAGATGCTGCAAGAGGGTTCCAGGCCGGTGCAGTGGATTTTATACAAAAGCCGTTGAACCCGGTAATGGCAAAAGCCAGGGTTGATCTGCATATTAAATTGCACAAGACCATGGCGGAGCTCAAGGAGGCATTATCCCAGGTCAAGAACTTAAGCGGGCTTTTGCCAATATGTATGTATTGCAAAAAGATTCGTGATGATACCGGTTATTGGAACCAGATAGAAGCGTATATAGATAATCATTCAGAAGCACAGTTCAGCCACAGTATCTGTAATGAATGTGCAAAAAAATATTATCCTGATATAGACATTTATGATGAGGAAAGCAGTTAA
- a CDS encoding amino acid ABC transporter ATP-binding protein, which yields MNSKILVHIENVSKFYGDLKALDSVSLDVHDGEKVVILGPSGSGKSTLLRSINQLETIDAGKIIIDGVDIYDKSTDINKVREEVGMVFQSFNVFPHKTVMDNLNLAQVVVRKRTREEATGISTKLLEKVGIFDKSGEYPGKLSGGQQQRVAIARALAMTPKIMLFDEPTSALDPEMIGEVLAVMTKLAKEGMTMVVVTHEMGFAREVADRIIFMDHGAIVEQGTPDEFFNHTKNDRAKLFLSQIL from the coding sequence ATGAATAGCAAAATTCTTGTACACATAGAAAACGTCAGTAAATTCTACGGCGACTTAAAAGCACTTGATAGTGTTTCACTGGACGTTCATGATGGTGAAAAAGTGGTTATTCTCGGACCCAGCGGTTCCGGTAAAAGTACGCTCTTAAGATCCATCAACCAGCTCGAAACCATTGATGCCGGTAAAATTATCATTGATGGTGTTGATATTTACGACAAATCAACCGATATCAACAAGGTCCGTGAAGAAGTCGGAATGGTCTTCCAGTCTTTTAACGTTTTTCCCCATAAAACGGTCATGGACAACCTGAACCTTGCCCAGGTTGTTGTCAGAAAACGAACCCGTGAAGAAGCCACCGGGATTTCAACAAAATTGCTTGAAAAAGTGGGTATTTTTGACAAATCAGGTGAATATCCGGGTAAACTTTCCGGTGGTCAGCAACAGCGGGTTGCCATAGCAAGAGCCCTTGCTATGACACCGAAAATAATGCTCTTTGATGAACCGACCTCAGCCCTTGACCCTGAAATGATCGGTGAAGTTTTAGCTGTTATGACCAAACTTGCCAAAGAAGGGATGACAATGGTTGTTGTCACCCATGAAATGGGGTTTGCAAGAGAGGTTGCAGACCGAATTATCTTCATGGATCATGGTGCCATTGTTGAACAGGGGACGCCGGATGAATTTTTTAATCACACTAAAAATGACCGTGCCAAGCTGTTCCTGAGCCAGATTTTGTGA
- a CDS encoding transposase: MKVLKTRKKNVVTLDIGAFCAKETVLVNPIDNTVHQSQQLRSLTPYRCTYGYDVLVFVGYGLFVHCLSEQQIIALLSDRNITISQREIGFLGKKFIAYLAIAHQQAQQRLNQLMSHKGGYILHIDGTCEGGSPHLFTGMDGIAQIVLDNIKLPSEKAESIIPFLERIKKQYGNPVALVHDMGKGILSAVEVVFKGIPDFICHFHFLRDIGKDLYEAEYAKIRIRLTKHKIRTVLRAKAKALDSLMGNDTQLGTGLLECIAENQPNTIPAEKLAIVSSYVMIHWALDTTGQLEGYGFPFDCPHFIFYQRLKVLYKMVDTSGYNQFDKHFFNLWKPLNKIINDQQLRSAAKQIEKKMETFKQLRTALSITVSENKKGLNDDGDNNTNIKRIAQKVKRFRAQIMADPKLSQTDSYKKMIKQIDTYWEKLFADPITIETSNGQQVHIQPQRTNNILERFFRELKRRNRKRSGTISLNKRLKTMLTDTPLIKNLDKAEYMEAILDGNATLEERFEKIDYNMVLEKLNDEQKTYGKISPEMKKIIQRPDLPKKLASLFAT; encoded by the coding sequence TTGAAAGTGCTCAAAACCAGGAAGAAAAACGTTGTGACTTTGGATATCGGGGCATTTTGTGCAAAGGAAACAGTTTTGGTCAATCCAATTGATAACACGGTCCATCAAAGTCAACAGCTTCGTTCTTTGACCCCATATCGGTGCACGTATGGGTATGATGTGTTGGTTTTTGTCGGATATGGACTTTTTGTTCACTGTCTATCAGAACAGCAAATCATTGCACTGCTGTCAGATAGAAATATAACCATTTCTCAACGAGAGATTGGTTTCCTTGGTAAGAAATTTATTGCTTATCTGGCCATAGCCCATCAGCAGGCACAGCAACGATTAAATCAACTGATGTCACACAAAGGCGGCTATATTCTGCATATAGATGGCACTTGCGAAGGCGGCAGTCCTCATCTTTTTACCGGTATGGACGGCATTGCTCAAATAGTATTGGATAATATCAAATTGCCCTCGGAAAAAGCAGAATCCATCATCCCCTTTTTAGAAAGAATAAAAAAGCAATACGGCAACCCGGTTGCTCTGGTCCATGATATGGGTAAAGGCATTTTATCGGCAGTAGAGGTTGTGTTCAAAGGTATTCCGGATTTCATCTGCCATTTCCATTTTTTAAGAGATATTGGAAAAGATTTATATGAAGCAGAATACGCTAAGATTAGAATCCGTTTAACAAAGCATAAAATCAGAACAGTGCTTCGGGCAAAAGCAAAGGCGCTGGACTCTCTCATGGGAAACGATACTCAACTTGGGACAGGGCTATTAGAGTGTATTGCTGAAAATCAGCCGAACACAATACCCGCAGAAAAACTGGCGATTGTGTCGTCATATGTCATGATCCATTGGGCTCTTGACACAACTGGCCAACTTGAGGGTTATGGTTTCCCATTTGATTGCCCGCACTTTATTTTTTACCAGCGGCTAAAAGTCCTGTATAAAATGGTGGACACCTCTGGCTACAATCAATTCGATAAACATTTCTTCAATCTTTGGAAGCCTCTCAATAAAATCATCAATGACCAACAGTTGAGAAGCGCCGCTAAGCAAATTGAAAAAAAGATGGAAACCTTCAAACAACTCCGAACCGCCTTATCCATAACCGTTTCTGAAAATAAGAAAGGACTTAATGATGACGGCGATAATAATACCAATATAAAACGTATTGCTCAGAAAGTGAAAAGATTCAGGGCGCAAATAATGGCAGACCCGAAATTATCTCAAACAGACTCATATAAAAAAATGATCAAACAGATCGACACTTACTGGGAGAAACTTTTTGCCGATCCAATTACAATCGAAACATCCAATGGTCAGCAGGTTCACATCCAACCTCAACGCACAAACAATATTTTGGAACGATTTTTCCGGGAACTTAAACGTAGAAACCGGAAAAGAAGTGGAACAATATCATTAAATAAAAGGCTCAAAACCATGCTCACAGACACGCCGTTAATCAAGAATCTTGATAAAGCAGAATATATGGAAGCCATCCTTGATGGGAATGCTACTTTGGAGGAACGATTCGAAAAAATTGACTACAACATGGTTCTTGAAAAATTAAACGACGAACAAAAAACGTATGGAAAAATTAGCCCTGAAATGAAAAAAATAATTCAGCGGCCTGATTTGCCGAAAAAATTGGCATCCTTATTCGCTACTTAA
- a CDS encoding multidrug efflux SMR transporter, with amino-acid sequence MGTADTAWTGIEAVGVAIMGMILFNESRDVLRIICLLLIVAGKLVLN; translated from the coding sequence GTGGGTACAGCCGATACGGCTTGGACAGGAATTGAGGCAGTAGGAGTTGCGATTATGGGAATGATACTTTTTAACGAATCACGAGATGTTCTGAGAATAATATGTTTGTTATTAATCGTAGCTGGAAAGTTGGTTTTAAACTAG
- a CDS encoding 4'-phosphopantetheinyl transferase family protein codes for MIRKIKNQQVTVMIKSPVPDFGSIHVFYTRADQISDPCLLKQYRACLSPAEIQKADRYMKPSDRHLSLVSRALVRYVIGEVTRQDPQSLNFLTNEHGKPFLVGLPDIHFNLSHSHGAAVCALCRNAPVGVDVEDVGRHTDFSIAKRFFSFCEAELVSRAPEAEKRKLFFDIWTLKEAYIKAVGRGLSIPLNSFSFNANEAGIQITFSDTGRVEPTWQFFQWRPESGKIVAVAGRSASPIVFKHFWCVPFVGIDPNSLIF; via the coding sequence ATGATACGAAAAATTAAAAACCAGCAGGTCACCGTTATGATAAAATCGCCCGTTCCAGATTTCGGTTCAATCCACGTATTCTACACCCGGGCAGACCAGATATCTGATCCCTGTCTTTTAAAGCAATACAGGGCCTGTCTTTCTCCCGCTGAAATTCAGAAGGCAGACCGGTACATGAAGCCATCGGACCGGCACCTCAGTCTGGTGTCCAGAGCGTTGGTGCGGTATGTGATCGGGGAGGTGACCCGACAGGATCCGCAATCCCTTAACTTTTTAACCAATGAACATGGCAAACCCTTTCTTGTCGGATTGCCGGATATTCATTTCAACCTTTCCCATAGCCATGGCGCAGCAGTCTGCGCCTTATGCCGGAATGCTCCCGTGGGCGTCGATGTGGAGGATGTGGGGCGACACACAGATTTTTCCATTGCCAAACGATTTTTTTCTTTTTGTGAGGCAGAACTTGTCTCAAGGGCACCAGAGGCTGAAAAACGAAAGTTGTTTTTTGATATCTGGACTTTGAAAGAGGCCTATATCAAGGCGGTTGGCAGGGGACTATCCATCCCCTTGAATAGTTTTTCCTTTAATGCAAATGAAGCTGGCATTCAAATCACTTTCAGTGATACCGGCCGGGTCGAGCCCACGTGGCAGTTTTTCCAATGGCGACCCGAGTCCGGCAAAATTGTTGCTGTTGCCGGTCGTTCCGCGTCTCCCATTGTTTTTAAGCACTTTTGGTGTGTTCCGTTTGTGGGTATAGACCCCAACTCATTAATTTTTTAA
- a CDS encoding iron-containing alcohol dehydrogenase, whose protein sequence is MSNGEAVYGFYIPTVTLMGVGAHKQICAQMKSLGVNKPFIVADKGITAAGITAKICDLIKADMGSEAVVYDDTVPNPTDKNVEEGLALYEKSGCDMIITLGGGSSHDCGKGIGLVATNGGTIHDYEGVDLSTTAMPPFIAINTTAGTASEMTRFCIITDTSRKVKMAIVDWRVTPAIAINDPLLMMGMPSSLTAATGMDALTHAVEAYVSTIATPITDACAIKSIELISQYLRPAVANGEDIGARDKMAYAEYLAGMAFNNASLGHVHAMAHQLGGFYDLPHGVCNAILLPHVSRFNLIAKLERYADIAVALGENIDGLSDRDAAECALTAIQTLSADVGIPTDLTQLGVKKEDLKIMAENAQKDACGATNPRRPTLEDVIDIYTAAL, encoded by the coding sequence ATGTCAAACGGAGAAGCAGTTTACGGATTTTACATTCCCACAGTTACCCTCATGGGCGTTGGCGCTCACAAACAGATTTGCGCCCAAATGAAAAGCCTTGGGGTAAATAAACCTTTTATTGTCGCAGATAAGGGGATTACTGCGGCAGGGATTACCGCTAAAATCTGCGATTTGATCAAAGCAGATATGGGATCGGAAGCCGTGGTCTACGATGATACGGTGCCCAATCCCACTGACAAAAACGTGGAAGAGGGGCTGGCACTCTACGAGAAAAGCGGATGCGACATGATCATCACCCTTGGCGGGGGAAGTTCCCATGACTGCGGTAAAGGAATCGGGCTTGTGGCAACCAACGGCGGGACTATCCACGACTATGAGGGCGTTGATTTGTCTACCACGGCCATGCCGCCCTTTATCGCCATCAACACCACTGCAGGCACAGCCAGCGAAATGACCCGGTTCTGCATTATTACCGATACCAGCAGAAAGGTGAAAATGGCTATCGTGGACTGGCGGGTAACACCGGCCATTGCCATCAACGATCCATTACTCATGATGGGCATGCCCAGTTCCCTGACGGCTGCAACTGGTATGGATGCGTTGACCCACGCTGTAGAAGCATATGTTTCTACCATCGCCACTCCGATTACCGACGCCTGTGCCATCAAGTCCATTGAGCTGATTTCCCAATACCTGAGGCCTGCTGTTGCCAATGGTGAAGATATTGGAGCCAGAGATAAGATGGCCTATGCCGAGTACCTTGCCGGCATGGCCTTTAACAATGCAAGCCTTGGGCATGTCCATGCAATGGCCCATCAATTGGGCGGATTTTACGATCTTCCCCACGGGGTCTGCAATGCCATTCTTCTTCCCCATGTTTCCCGTTTCAACTTGATTGCCAAGCTTGAGCGGTATGCTGATATTGCTGTAGCCCTTGGGGAAAATATCGATGGCCTTTCTGACAGAGACGCTGCAGAATGCGCATTGACAGCGATTCAAACCCTGTCTGCGGATGTGGGAATTCCCACCGATCTCACCCAGCTTGGTGTTAAAAAGGAAGATTTGAAAATCATGGCTGAAAACGCCCAGAAAGATGCCTGCGGTGCTACCAACCCAAGACGTCCGACTTTGGAAGATGTTATTGACATCTATACAGCAGCACTTTAG
- a CDS encoding LysR family transcriptional regulator ArgP: MFDYKLIEALAMVSMEGGFDKAAKVLHITQPAVSQRLKQLEQATGQVLIARTTPPKVTVAGQKLIKHYLQVKRLEDDLSRQINDSGTREFSSLTIGVNADSLALWFLEAVRPFLTREKVLLDIRVNDQEQTHKLFKNGEVMGCISTLEQPMQGSKIEYIGRMHYHMTATPQFAAHWFPKGLNAENVQHAPAVIFDRQDSLHHKLLLNAFGLKSSNIFAHYVPSVEKFADYITQGLAYGTLPDQQSRPLLKSEKIINLLPDFNVPVDLYWHFWNLKSALLDDLTETLTGFAKLFFKIA; this comes from the coding sequence ATGTTTGATTATAAACTCATTGAAGCGTTGGCCATGGTTTCCATGGAAGGCGGTTTTGACAAAGCCGCCAAGGTATTGCACATAACCCAGCCTGCTGTTTCCCAGCGCCTGAAGCAGCTTGAACAGGCAACAGGCCAGGTGCTGATAGCACGCACCACCCCGCCCAAAGTAACCGTTGCCGGTCAAAAACTGATCAAACACTATCTGCAGGTCAAAAGACTTGAGGATGATCTATCAAGGCAGATAAATGATTCCGGCACCAGGGAATTTTCATCCCTGACCATAGGTGTCAATGCAGACAGCCTTGCTTTGTGGTTTTTAGAGGCAGTCCGCCCGTTTTTAACCCGGGAAAAGGTGCTGCTTGATATTCGTGTTAACGACCAGGAACAGACCCATAAACTGTTTAAAAACGGAGAGGTAATGGGCTGCATCAGCACCCTGGAGCAACCCATGCAGGGATCAAAAATTGAATACATCGGCCGCATGCATTACCATATGACTGCAACACCGCAGTTTGCAGCCCACTGGTTTCCCAAAGGCCTGAATGCCGAAAATGTTCAGCACGCCCCGGCGGTTATATTTGACAGGCAAGACTCACTGCACCACAAACTTTTACTGAACGCCTTTGGCCTGAAATCTTCAAATATTTTCGCCCACTATGTCCCTTCAGTGGAGAAATTTGCAGATTATATCACACAAGGCCTGGCCTACGGCACCCTTCCGGACCAGCAAAGCAGACCACTTTTGAAAAGCGAAAAAATCATTAACCTGCTGCCCGACTTTAATGTACCGGTAGACCTTTACTGGCATTTCTGGAACCTGAAATCAGCTCTGCTGGACGATCTGACAGAGACCTTAACCGGATTCGCTAAGTTATTTTTCAAAATTGCTTAA
- a CDS encoding basic amino acid ABC transporter substrate-binding protein, whose product MKLLKLITVLCAICSGFLMTMPGSVFAAETQRVITVASDATWPPMEMIDENKNLVGFDIDFMNAVAKEAGFKAVIKNTAWDGIFAGVEGGKYDAIISSVTITDKRKKAMDFSMPYVNAGQVLVVPVASSAKVIADLKGKTLGAQIGTTGAMEIKKVKGVELKSYDEIGLTFEDMASGRLDGVVCDTPIAANYALQKESYKGQFKITGKPFTQENYGIVVKKGNKEIVDLINKGIKAVQAKGIDKELEKKWLQ is encoded by the coding sequence ATGAAACTATTAAAATTAATTACGGTACTGTGCGCTATTTGTTCCGGGTTTTTGATGACAATGCCCGGAAGCGTTTTCGCCGCTGAAACCCAAAGGGTTATTACCGTTGCATCTGACGCAACCTGGCCGCCAATGGAAATGATTGATGAAAATAAAAATCTTGTAGGCTTTGATATTGATTTCATGAATGCTGTTGCCAAGGAAGCTGGATTTAAGGCCGTCATCAAAAATACTGCATGGGATGGTATCTTTGCCGGCGTAGAAGGTGGTAAATACGATGCAATCATCTCGTCGGTAACGATCACTGACAAACGTAAAAAAGCAATGGACTTTTCAATGCCCTATGTCAATGCAGGCCAGGTACTTGTTGTGCCTGTTGCGTCTTCTGCAAAAGTCATTGCAGATCTTAAAGGTAAAACACTAGGTGCCCAGATTGGTACAACCGGTGCCATGGAGATCAAGAAAGTCAAAGGCGTTGAGCTCAAATCTTATGATGAAATCGGCCTTACCTTTGAAGACATGGCATCAGGAAGACTTGACGGCGTTGTTTGTGATACACCCATCGCTGCAAATTATGCACTTCAGAAAGAAAGCTACAAAGGCCAATTTAAAATTACCGGTAAACCGTTTACCCAAGAAAACTATGGCATTGTTGTTAAAAAAGGAAACAAAGAGATTGTTGACTTGATCAATAAAGGTATCAAAGCTGTACAGGCCAAAGGTATCGACAAGGAACTTGAAAAAAAATGGCTGCAGTAA